Proteins encoded within one genomic window of Haematobia irritans isolate KBUSLIRL chromosome 5, ASM5000362v1, whole genome shotgun sequence:
- the LOC142239782 gene encoding uncharacterized protein LOC142239782: protein MRQDKRQRRGAQLKFIGSFQHWAFGVMDDDDRVAMENNMRNLLANQHDLKELITKQTSVVESTVNLLKRTTNEINSQFTDIKCKIGNISATMNENYFVYRESIRFFIISKEIHELIDECDEMQKEMINVLLDVNNGQVHPMLLSPSQLQSKILKIRNVLPEKSTGTELKKVFHLMKGHGMFVDTQLVIDLKILLFNRQSSHFYRVIPIPFEQNGLLSDEFVCEENFPWRDASTNNCELAPLRPHINLKCNYDEVESSPYWIQMKQNGNLLFRIFANATAHIKCSDNQQAIMELPPQGILSLEADCTARIDEITLVAVHHQRNEIRSQFRSMLLKEVNPAEKGIIKPLGNVVINHHEEINQLKKVVDHLKKENIELRGLRFHHWSGHLAFILVILVLLILIGLFIRRMIKKRLIAAIQYPGGATV from the coding sequence ATGAGGCAAGATAAACGGCAGCGAAGAGGAGCTCAACTGAAGTTTATAGGATCATTTCAACATTGGGCCTTCGGTGTGATGGACGACGATGATCGCGTGGCAATGGAAAATAACATGAGAAATCTGTTGGCAAATCAACATGATCTGAAAGAATTAATAACGAAGCAGACATCAGTAGTTGAATCTACGGTCAATCTgctaaaaagaacaacaaatgaAATCAATTCACAATTTACGGATATAAAGTGTAAAATTGGAAATATCAGCGCTACAATGAACGAAAACTATTTCGTTTATAGAGAGTCTATTCGGTTCTTTATAATATCCAAAGAGATACACGAGCTGATAGACGAATGTGATGAGATGCAAAAGGAGATGATCAACGTATTGTTGGATGTGAATAATGGTCAAGTCCACCCCATGCTTCTAAGTCCCAGTCAGCTGCAATCGAAGATACTTAAGATTCGCAACGTGCTGCCTGAGAAGAGCACAGGTACAGAACTAAAGAAAGTATTCCATTTGATGAAGGGGCATGGAATGTTCGTGGACACTCAATTAGTAATCGACTTGAAGATACTCCTTTTTAATAGGCAGTCGTCACACTTCTACAGAGTAATTCCGATACCGTTTGAGCAGAATGGCCTACTGAGTGATGAATTTGTGTGCGAAGAAAATTTCCCTTGGAGAGATGCTTCTACAAATAATTGCGAGCTAGCGCCTTTGAGGCCACACATCAATCTAAAGTGCAATTATGATGAAGTAGAGAGTAGTCCATATTGGATTCAAATGAAACAAAATGGAAATTTGCTGTTTAGGATATTTGCTAATGCAACGGCACATATAAAATGTTCTGACAACCAGCAAGCCATCATGGAGCTTCCACCGCAAGGTATTCTATCCCTGGAAGCCGACTGTACAGCTCGGATAGATGAAATAACATTGGTAGCAGTCCACCATCAACGAAACGAGATTAGGTCCCAATTTCGCTCAATGCTATTGAAGGAAGTTAATCCAGCAGAAAAAGGGATTATAAAACCACTTGGAAATGTGGTGATCAATCATCATGAAGAAATCAACCAACTGAAGAAAGTCGTAGACCATTTGAAGAAAGAGAACATCGAATTAAGAGGCTTAAGATTCCATCATTGGTCAGGGCACTTAGCATTTATTTTAGTTATTCTAGTATTACTAATTCTCATCGGTCTATTTATAAGAAGAATGATCAAAAAGAGGCTCATTGCTGCTATTCAGTACCCAGGGGGTGCGACGGTCTAG